The following are encoded together in the Desulfomicrobium escambiense DSM 10707 genome:
- a CDS encoding chemotaxis protein CheD, whose protein sequence is MSLPPKDLEGVEDCRDMPHEYLLVGQGGVYKTPTVVQTVLGSCVSVTMYCARYRWGGIFHALLPRIGDFSKTSAPDERFRYVDSSIKELLREFAKAGIYPDSLECKVFGGASPLHQNCDASAGRRNVDAAMETLEREGVSVSASSVGGNVGRKLFFRTDTGLVLQKRFQVKACKECGR, encoded by the coding sequence ATGTCCCTGCCCCCCAAGGACCTGGAGGGTGTCGAGGACTGCCGGGACATGCCTCACGAGTACCTCCTCGTGGGGCAGGGCGGGGTCTACAAGACTCCGACGGTGGTGCAGACGGTGCTCGGCTCGTGCGTATCCGTGACCATGTACTGCGCCCGGTACCGGTGGGGAGGGATTTTTCACGCCCTGCTGCCGCGCATCGGTGACTTCTCCAAAACCTCGGCGCCTGACGAGCGCTTCCGCTACGTGGACTCGTCCATCAAGGAACTGCTGCGGGAATTCGCCAAGGCGGGCATCTATCCGGACAGCCTGGAGTGCAAGGTGTTCGGCGGGGCCTCGCCCCTGCACCAGAACTGCGACGCCTCGGCCGGCCGGCGCAACGTCGATGCGGCCATGGAGACCCTCGAACGCGAGGGCGTGAGCGTCAGCGCCTCCAGCGTGGGCGGCAACGTGGGCCGCAAACTCTTCTTCCGCACCGACACGGGCCTGGTCCTGCAGAAACGCTTCCAGGTCAAGGCATGCAAGGAGTGCGGGCGCTGA
- the corA gene encoding magnesium/cobalt transporter CorA, with amino-acid sequence MSKRQKRKNVRRQSTKSGLAPGTPVFIGERKRETTRIDIIDYDDAALNEFPDTTVEQCTLLAQSETVTWINVIGLHDLGMIELIGKRFNLHPLTIEDLVNTNQRPKAEIFPDYLFIVLKMMSYSETANSVDVEHVSLILGKNYVISFLENEGDVFDTVRARIRSAKGRIRAMPSDYLAYVLMDAVVDHYFLAVERIGDFIEDIDDRLLADPQPDDVQEIHRLKREILVLRKAVWPLREEVGAIEKSESPLIHHETRIFLRDLYDHTIQVIDMVETFRDLLGGMHDTYLSSVSNHMNEIMKVLTIIATIFIPLTFIVGVYGMNFEHMPELKWPWGYYLIWLVMAGVGVGMVLFFKRKKWI; translated from the coding sequence ATGAGCAAGAGACAAAAGCGGAAAAATGTCAGACGGCAGAGCACAAAATCCGGATTGGCCCCTGGGACGCCGGTCTTCATCGGGGAACGCAAGCGGGAAACAACACGAATAGACATCATCGACTACGACGATGCCGCCCTCAATGAATTTCCGGACACAACCGTGGAGCAATGCACGCTTCTGGCCCAATCGGAAACGGTGACCTGGATAAACGTCATCGGCCTTCACGATCTCGGGATGATCGAACTGATCGGCAAGCGCTTCAATCTCCACCCCCTGACCATCGAAGACCTCGTCAACACCAACCAGCGCCCCAAGGCGGAGATCTTTCCCGACTATCTGTTCATCGTCCTGAAAATGATGAGCTACAGCGAAACCGCCAATTCCGTGGACGTCGAACATGTCAGCCTCATTCTGGGCAAGAACTACGTCATCTCCTTTCTCGAAAACGAGGGGGATGTCTTCGATACGGTTCGTGCGCGCATCCGGTCTGCAAAAGGCCGGATACGGGCGATGCCGTCCGATTATCTCGCCTATGTCCTGATGGATGCCGTGGTTGATCATTATTTCCTCGCCGTCGAGCGGATCGGCGATTTTATCGAGGATATCGACGACCGTCTCCTGGCTGATCCCCAGCCTGATGACGTGCAGGAAATTCACCGCCTCAAACGCGAGATACTGGTTTTGCGCAAAGCGGTTTGGCCACTGAGAGAGGAAGTGGGCGCTATCGAAAAAAGCGAATCACCGCTCATTCATCATGAAACCCGCATTTTTCTTCGCGACCTCTACGATCACACGATCCAGGTCATCGATATGGTGGAAACCTTCCGGGACCTTTTGGGCGGCATGCATGACACCTATCTTTCGAGTGTCAGCAACCACATGAACGAAATCATGAAGGTGCTTACGATAATCGCGACCATTTTCATTCCGCTGACGTTTATCGTCGGAGTTTATGGAATGAATTTCGAACACATGCCCGAGTTGAAATGGCCATGGGGATATTATCTGATCTGGCTGGTCATGGCCGGTGTAGGCGTCGGCATGGTGCTGTTTTTCAAACGCAAGAAGTGGATTTGA
- a CDS encoding putative bifunctional diguanylate cyclase/phosphodiesterase gives MQSTFADSPSSPETRRNKPSILLVEDNVIVAFDMQQRLQQLGYAVQGIVASGEEAVETVARQEPALILMDIFLEGRMDGIEAAQKILEKSQIPIIFLTGHDDEETLGRAKITETFGYIIKPAKPRDLHVAIEIALYKHAATQALQKSEQQYRLLFNSMLNGFALHEVILNDAGRPVDLVLLDVNPAFANFFELPAQDIVGRSLRELSDRVEPFWIDVLGKTAISRQSIRFDGFAAFLGRHFSIVAFSPQERQVAAIFEDTTARKDAEKRLQHRTFHDALTNLPNRALCLDRIKQAMDRARVREDYLFAVVQVDVDRFKDINDSLGHFVGDTLLKTIGRILQDEVSSIDTVARLGDDEFVVLLEELPSKKSAVTAIKKIKAALNRPLIIEGHALHLSACLGALFGPSDYETPENYLQGANIALRHAQEQGPDQLRFYAHEMQDKALRKMDTESRLRNAIRDNELHLALQPIFAIGEEPVLTGFEALLRWKPADRDWVSPAEFIPIAEQTGLILPIGQWVLEQSCSVLASWATTFPDSGLSISVNLSARQFSSPDLVQNIFDCIQSNGISPSLLKLEITESDVMTNPDITVQKLRLMKELGVAILVDDFGTGYSSMSYLQRFPIDTLKIDRSFVTQLEQHANRVIVRTIVNLAHSLGLSVVAEGIESERQYQVLKEMGCEFAQGFHFSRPIFLDQVEGFIAAYLAR, from the coding sequence ATGCAGAGTACGTTCGCTGATTCGCCCTCCTCTCCGGAAACGCGGCGGAACAAACCTTCCATCCTGCTCGTCGAGGACAACGTCATCGTCGCCTTCGACATGCAGCAGCGCCTGCAGCAGCTCGGGTACGCGGTCCAGGGCATCGTCGCTTCCGGCGAGGAGGCCGTCGAGACCGTAGCCCGGCAGGAGCCGGCCCTCATCCTCATGGACATCTTCCTCGAAGGCCGCATGGACGGCATCGAGGCCGCCCAGAAGATCCTCGAAAAGAGTCAGATCCCCATCATCTTCCTCACGGGCCATGACGACGAGGAGACCCTGGGCCGCGCGAAGATCACCGAGACCTTCGGCTACATCATCAAGCCCGCCAAACCGCGCGACCTGCATGTGGCCATCGAGATCGCCCTCTACAAGCACGCCGCCACCCAGGCCCTGCAGAAGAGCGAGCAGCAGTACCGGCTGCTCTTCAACTCCATGCTCAACGGCTTCGCCCTGCACGAGGTGATCCTGAACGACGCGGGGCGGCCCGTGGACCTCGTGCTGCTCGACGTCAATCCGGCCTTCGCCAATTTCTTCGAGCTGCCTGCCCAGGACATCGTCGGCCGCAGCCTGCGTGAGCTTTCCGACAGGGTCGAGCCCTTCTGGATAGACGTCCTGGGCAAGACCGCCATAAGCCGCCAGTCCATCCGCTTCGACGGCTTCGCCGCCTTTCTGGGCCGGCATTTCTCCATCGTGGCCTTCAGCCCCCAGGAACGTCAGGTGGCGGCCATCTTCGAGGACACCACAGCCCGCAAGGACGCCGAAAAGCGGCTGCAGCACCGCACCTTCCACGACGCACTGACCAACCTGCCCAACCGCGCCCTGTGCCTGGACCGCATCAAGCAGGCCATGGACCGCGCCAGGGTGCGCGAGGACTATCTTTTCGCCGTCGTGCAGGTTGATGTCGACCGCTTCAAGGACATCAACGACAGCCTCGGGCATTTTGTCGGCGACACGCTCCTGAAGACCATCGGCCGCATCCTGCAGGACGAGGTATCGTCCATCGACACCGTGGCCCGGCTCGGCGACGACGAATTCGTGGTCCTGCTCGAAGAACTGCCGTCCAAGAAAAGCGCCGTAACCGCCATTAAGAAGATCAAGGCCGCCCTGAACCGCCCCCTGATCATCGAGGGGCACGCCCTGCACCTGAGCGCCTGCCTCGGTGCCCTTTTCGGCCCGAGCGATTACGAAACGCCCGAAAACTACCTGCAGGGCGCCAACATAGCCCTGCGCCACGCCCAGGAACAGGGGCCGGACCAGCTGCGCTTCTACGCCCATGAAATGCAGGACAAGGCCCTGCGCAAGATGGACACGGAAAGCAGGCTGCGCAACGCCATCCGCGACAACGAACTGCATCTGGCCCTACAGCCCATCTTCGCCATCGGCGAGGAGCCGGTCCTGACCGGCTTCGAGGCCCTGCTGCGCTGGAAGCCCGCGGACCGGGACTGGGTCTCGCCGGCGGAGTTCATCCCCATCGCCGAACAGACCGGCCTCATCCTGCCCATCGGACAGTGGGTCCTGGAACAGTCCTGCAGTGTCCTGGCCTCGTGGGCGACCACCTTTCCGGACAGCGGCCTGAGCATTTCCGTCAACCTTTCGGCCCGCCAGTTCTCAAGCCCGGACCTGGTGCAGAACATCTTCGACTGCATCCAATCCAACGGCATCTCCCCGTCGCTGCTGAAGCTCGAAATCACCGAGAGCGACGTCATGACCAACCCCGACATTACGGTCCAGAAGCTCAGGCTCATGAAGGAACTGGGCGTGGCGATCCTGGTCGACGATTTCGGGACGGGCTACTCGTCCATGAGCTACCTGCAGCGCTTTCCCATCGACACCCTGAAGATCGACCGCAGCTTTGTGACCCAGCTGGAGCAGCACGCCAACCGCGTCATCGTGCGCACCATCGTCAACCTGGCCCACAGCCTGGGCCTGTCGGTGGTGGCCGAAGGCATCGAGAGCGAGCGCCAGTACCAGGTCCTCAAGGAGATGGGTTGCGAATTCGCCCAGGGGTTCCATTTCTCGCGGCCCATCTTCCTCGACCAGGTCGAGGGTTTCATCGCCGCGTATCTCGCGCGCTGA
- a CDS encoding CheR family methyltransferase encodes MQKSSAENTFCPGLRLELPYLVDALSKDHGFLHDTRQFDFLAEIVADHHRHGEPLTSFLVAGCDRGIDAYSLCIALLEEAARLPGLEFSILGTDFLPANLGQAVRGIYPASTVSSLPVALTKRYFLRSRTAPDDLVRLRPGVRNRVSFRCQDIFESFSLREPMDVIVCRQVLHHFHPALATALAQRLRGYLAPGGILVLGVRMSRAPGLRHLGHALYQAV; translated from the coding sequence ATGCAGAAGTCATCAGCTGAAAACACCTTCTGTCCGGGCCTGCGTCTGGAGCTTCCCTATCTGGTCGACGCCCTGTCCAAAGACCACGGGTTTCTGCACGACACCCGACAATTCGATTTCCTGGCCGAAATCGTGGCCGACCACCACCGCCACGGGGAGCCGCTGACGTCTTTCCTTGTGGCCGGCTGCGACCGCGGCATCGACGCCTACAGCCTGTGCATCGCCCTGCTGGAGGAAGCGGCCAGGCTGCCGGGCCTTGAGTTCTCCATCCTGGGCACGGACTTCCTGCCCGCCAACCTGGGTCAGGCAGTGCGGGGGATCTATCCCGCATCCACGGTCAGCTCCCTGCCGGTGGCCCTGACCAAGCGCTACTTCCTGCGCAGCCGCACCGCCCCCGACGATCTGGTCCGGTTGCGCCCCGGCGTGCGCAACCGCGTCAGCTTCCGCTGCCAGGACATCTTCGAGTCCTTTTCCCTGCGCGAACCCATGGATGTCATCGTCTGCCGCCAAGTCCTGCACCATTTCCACCCCGCCCTGGCCACCGCCCTGGCGCAGAGGCTGCGCGGATACCTGGCCCCGGGCGGCATTCTGGTGCTCGGGGTGCGCATGTCCCGCGCGCCCGGATTGCGGCACCTGGGACACGCCCTGTATCAGGCCGTCTGA
- a CDS encoding protein-glutamate methylesterase/protein-glutamine glutaminase — MSTKIRILIVDDSALVRQTLTSIYSSDPEIEVIGAAGDPFAAAEIMREQVPDVLSLDVEMPRMDGITFLKKIMSQHPIPTIICSTLTEKNAETTMKALEYGAVSVIQKPKVGTKQFMEESRIMLCDEVKAAAKAKVKKYVPRTLKVSQKLTADAMLPKPASKAMVQTTEKVLVVGASTGGTEALLTLLQAMPVDCPGIVIVQHMPEKFTAAFSQRLNTLCDITVKEAADNDTVLRGQALIAPGNLHMLLKRSGARYYVQIKDGPLVSRHRPSVDVLFRSAARYAGKNAVGVIMTGMGDDGAKAMLEMHEAGAVTVAQDEASCVVFGMPGEAIKLGGVDKVVPLNLIAPTVLQLCRD; from the coding sequence ATGAGCACGAAAATCCGCATACTGATCGTCGACGACTCGGCCCTGGTCCGTCAGACTCTGACTTCCATCTATTCCTCGGATCCGGAGATCGAGGTCATCGGCGCCGCCGGCGACCCCTTCGCCGCCGCCGAGATCATGCGCGAGCAGGTTCCGGACGTGCTGTCCCTGGACGTGGAGATGCCGCGTATGGACGGCATCACCTTCCTGAAGAAGATCATGAGCCAGCACCCCATCCCGACCATCATCTGCTCGACGCTGACGGAAAAGAATGCCGAAACGACCATGAAGGCCCTGGAATACGGCGCCGTGTCCGTCATCCAGAAGCCCAAGGTCGGCACCAAGCAGTTCATGGAGGAGTCACGGATCATGCTGTGCGACGAGGTCAAGGCCGCGGCCAAGGCCAAGGTGAAGAAGTACGTGCCCCGCACCCTCAAGGTCAGCCAGAAGCTCACGGCCGACGCGATGCTGCCCAAGCCCGCGTCCAAGGCCATGGTTCAGACCACCGAGAAGGTCCTGGTGGTCGGGGCGTCCACCGGTGGCACGGAGGCCCTCTTGACCCTGCTGCAGGCCATGCCCGTGGACTGTCCGGGCATCGTCATCGTGCAGCACATGCCCGAGAAGTTCACGGCCGCCTTTTCCCAGCGGCTCAACACTCTGTGCGACATCACGGTCAAGGAGGCCGCGGACAACGATACCGTGCTGCGCGGCCAGGCCCTCATCGCGCCGGGCAACCTGCACATGCTGCTGAAGCGCAGCGGAGCCCGGTACTACGTCCAGATCAAGGACGGCCCCCTGGTCTCGCGCCACCGTCCGTCCGTGGACGTGCTCTTCCGCTCGGCCGCCCGCTACGCCGGCAAGAACGCCGTGGGCGTGATCATGACCGGCATGGGCGACGACGGGGCCAAGGCCATGCTCGAGATGCACGAGGCCGGGGCCGTGACCGTGGCCCAGGACGAGGCGTCCTGCGTCGTCTTCGGCATGCCCGGCGAGGCCATCAAGCTGGGCGGCGTAGACAAGGTCGTGCCCCTGAACCTTATCGCGCCGACGGTGCTCCAGCTCTGCCGGGACTGA